One Kaistella polysaccharea DNA segment encodes these proteins:
- a CDS encoding aconitate hydratase has protein sequence MTFDIDMIKKVYERYPSRVEAARQAVGKPLTLAEKILYTHLWEGNATQTYERGNSYVDFAPDRVAMQDATAQMALLQFMQAGKPKVAVPSTAHADHLIQARVGAESDLQEGINKNSEVFNFLSSVCDKYGIGFWKPGAGIIHQVVLENYAFPGGMMIGTDSHTVNAGGLGMVAIGVGGADAVDVMAGMPWELKMPKLIGIKLTGKLSGWTAAKDIILKVAGILTVKGGTGCIVEYFGEGAKSLSATGKGTICNMGAEIGATTSTFGYDDSMRRYLSATGRQDVVDAADQIADHLTGDPEVYENPELYFDQVIEINLDVLSPHLNGPFTPDLATPVADFHDKAVANGWPIEVEWALIGSCTNSSYEDLSRAASIVEDAFAKGVKPKAILGINPGSEQVKFTAERDGFLDSFRKFESARIFTNACGPCIGQWDREGSEKGEKNSIIHSFNRNFAKRADGNPNTHAFVASPEMVAAVAIAGRLDFNPLTDTLTNEAGEQIKLDEPKGFELPARGFAVDDNGYQAPSDDGSSVQIAVSPTSDRLQLLTPFQPWDGQNIKGAKVLIKAFGKCTTDHISMAGPWLKYRGHLDNISNNMLIGAINAYNMETNTVKNLLTGEYGEVPAVARAYKAAGIPTIVVGDQNYGEGSSREHAAMEPRHLGVKAVLVKSFARIHETNLKKQGMLGLTFANEEDYDKFREDDTVNFLDLDQFAPGKPLTLELAHTDGSTDVILTNHTYNTQQIDWFRAGSALNLIAAEAARNA, from the coding sequence ATGACTTTCGACATTGATATGATTAAGAAAGTGTACGAGCGGTATCCATCACGGGTCGAAGCTGCCAGACAGGCGGTTGGCAAACCACTAACACTTGCAGAAAAAATTCTTTATACCCACCTCTGGGAAGGTAATGCAACACAAACTTATGAGCGAGGAAATTCCTACGTAGATTTCGCACCGGATCGAGTAGCGATGCAGGATGCGACCGCGCAAATGGCTCTTTTGCAGTTTATGCAGGCGGGAAAACCAAAAGTAGCAGTTCCATCAACCGCTCATGCTGATCACTTAATCCAGGCGAGAGTTGGAGCGGAGTCTGATTTACAGGAAGGTATCAATAAAAATTCAGAAGTTTTTAATTTTCTAAGTTCTGTATGTGATAAATACGGTATTGGTTTCTGGAAACCAGGCGCTGGAATTATTCACCAGGTAGTTTTAGAAAACTATGCTTTTCCGGGAGGAATGATGATAGGAACCGATTCACACACTGTAAATGCAGGTGGATTGGGAATGGTTGCCATTGGTGTAGGTGGAGCAGATGCTGTTGATGTCATGGCGGGAATGCCTTGGGAACTTAAAATGCCGAAATTAATCGGTATTAAATTAACTGGAAAATTAAGCGGCTGGACTGCTGCGAAAGATATTATTTTAAAAGTAGCCGGAATTTTAACCGTAAAAGGTGGAACTGGTTGTATTGTAGAATATTTTGGCGAAGGTGCAAAATCACTCTCAGCTACCGGAAAGGGAACGATTTGTAATATGGGTGCTGAAATCGGCGCAACTACTTCTACTTTCGGTTATGATGATTCCATGCGAAGATATTTATCTGCAACGGGAAGACAAGATGTGGTCGACGCTGCAGATCAGATCGCTGATCATTTGACTGGTGATCCCGAAGTATATGAAAATCCAGAATTGTATTTTGATCAGGTTATTGAAATTAATCTTGATGTTTTATCTCCACATTTAAACGGACCTTTCACACCAGATTTGGCGACACCTGTTGCTGATTTCCATGATAAAGCAGTGGCCAATGGCTGGCCAATAGAAGTAGAATGGGCATTAATTGGTTCTTGTACCAATTCATCTTACGAAGATTTGTCACGAGCAGCTTCAATTGTAGAGGATGCATTTGCGAAAGGAGTGAAGCCAAAAGCTATTTTAGGAATTAACCCAGGTTCTGAGCAGGTTAAATTTACGGCAGAACGAGATGGTTTCTTAGATTCATTTAGAAAATTCGAATCTGCAAGAATATTTACCAATGCTTGTGGACCTTGTATTGGGCAATGGGACAGAGAAGGTTCTGAAAAAGGAGAGAAAAATTCAATCATCCATTCATTTAACAGAAACTTTGCAAAAAGAGCCGACGGAAATCCAAATACCCACGCATTTGTGGCTTCACCAGAAATGGTCGCGGCTGTTGCGATTGCAGGGAGATTAGATTTCAACCCGCTTACTGACACTTTAACAAACGAAGCTGGGGAACAAATTAAATTAGATGAACCAAAAGGTTTCGAATTACCGGCAAGAGGTTTCGCAGTTGATGACAATGGTTATCAAGCACCTTCGGACGACGGTTCTTCGGTTCAGATCGCGGTAAGCCCAACTTCTGACAGACTTCAATTGTTAACTCCTTTCCAACCTTGGGATGGTCAAAATATCAAGGGAGCGAAAGTTTTGATTAAAGCGTTCGGAAAATGTACAACCGATCATATTTCTATGGCTGGACCATGGTTGAAATACCGTGGACATTTAGATAATATTTCTAACAATATGTTGATTGGAGCGATCAATGCTTACAATATGGAAACCAACACCGTGAAAAACCTTCTAACGGGAGAATACGGCGAAGTTCCTGCTGTAGCAAGAGCTTATAAAGCAGCTGGAATTCCGACGATTGTTGTAGGAGACCAGAATTATGGTGAAGGTTCATCCAGAGAACACGCTGCAATGGAACCAAGACATCTTGGTGTAAAAGCAGTTTTGGTAAAATCATTTGCACGTATTCACGAAACAAACTTAAAGAAGCAAGGAATGTTGGGTCTTACATTTGCAAATGAAGAAGATTACGATAAATTTAGAGAAGATGATACGGTAAACTTCTTAGATTTGGATCAGTTTGCTCCAGGTAAGCCCTTAACTTTGGAATTGGCTCATACCGACGGTAGTACAGATGTAATTTTGACAAATCACACCTATAATACGCAGCAAATCGACTGGTTCAGAGCAGGTTCTGCATTAAACCTGATTGCAGCTGAAGCAGCAAGAAATGCATAA
- a CDS encoding DUF2752 domain-containing protein yields MVKKKTPVILLLSFLLVAGLVFYFYSPRNSPFYPSCIFKSFTGLSCPGCGSQRAFHELLHFNFSAAFAYNPLFIVSIPYGLALFFLTQTSAGQKLPAIYRLLAGKITLLIIGLIVLAFFIFRNL; encoded by the coding sequence ATGGTAAAGAAAAAAACTCCAGTTATCCTCCTTCTCAGTTTCCTTCTGGTAGCAGGTTTGGTGTTTTATTTCTATTCACCTCGTAATTCACCCTTTTATCCAAGTTGTATTTTTAAAAGTTTCACGGGTTTAAGCTGTCCAGGTTGCGGTTCTCAACGGGCGTTTCATGAACTTCTCCATTTTAATTTTTCGGCCGCGTTTGCTTATAATCCCCTATTTATAGTGTCAATTCCGTATGGTTTGGCGCTTTTCTTCTTAACGCAGACTTCTGCAGGACAAAAACTTCCCGCCATTTATAGGCTACTGGCCGGAAAAATAACATTACTGATTATTGGTTTGATAGTTTTAGCTTTCTTTATCTTCCGAAATTTATAA
- a CDS encoding WG repeat-containing protein, whose protein sequence is MMKNYLNLLLLTFSVTIFAQKQMSSLKTSPSTTTLKNTNSTPELSKINDSVTALIPYKKDGNFGFINQRGKIIIPPIYSNVGFFTEDCNLLNSPNSKAKKFGTSDYASVRLNGKDYRINRLGRRVYYFKDEDLGKCQSEFRAQLFHAYIMNYAYGIIEDSKFKNPADYRDFTIYPQYDYLHILEGDDLKNPMIVASRGNKFGIIDINNKVIVPFEYSDIKRNYSWKLARLFEVTKDGEHYYYIDINNTRY, encoded by the coding sequence ATGATGAAAAATTATCTGAATTTATTACTTCTCACCTTTTCCGTAACAATATTTGCACAGAAGCAAATGAGTTCTCTTAAAACCTCTCCTTCTACAACTACGCTAAAAAATACAAATTCAACACCGGAACTATCAAAGATCAATGATTCCGTCACCGCTTTAATTCCGTACAAAAAAGACGGAAATTTTGGTTTTATCAATCAGCGTGGAAAGATCATAATCCCACCGATTTACAGCAATGTCGGCTTCTTCACTGAAGATTGTAACCTCCTGAATTCTCCTAATAGTAAAGCTAAAAAATTTGGAACTTCTGACTATGCATCCGTACGGCTTAATGGAAAAGATTACCGTATAAATAGGTTGGGGCGTCGTGTATATTATTTCAAAGACGAAGATTTGGGCAAATGCCAATCCGAATTTAGGGCACAGCTTTTCCACGCATACATCATGAATTACGCTTACGGCATTATTGAAGATTCAAAATTTAAAAATCCTGCTGATTACAGAGATTTCACCATCTATCCACAGTATGATTACCTTCATATCTTAGAAGGCGATGATTTGAAAAATCCAATGATTGTGGCGTCGCGTGGGAATAAATTCGGAATTATTGACATTAATAACAAGGTCATCGTCCCGTTCGAGTACAGCGATATCAAACGAAATTACAGTTGGAAACTTGCGCGTTTATTTGAAGTTACCAAAGATGGCGAACATTATTATTACATCGATATCAACAACACGAGATATTAG
- a CDS encoding TonB-dependent receptor, whose translation MKGFIIFGLIAGPFYFAQNTVQDSLKTKEIESINFLKRLPVTKEIINVEKDLGSKNLGQDLPILLKNQMSVISTSDAGNGVGYTGFRIRGVGGTAINVMMNGVPYNDSESQGTFFVDVPDLASSASQIIIQRGVGTSSNGVSAFGASVNVISKDPEKQFYVKSDNAYGSFNTYKYSAEIGSGKFWKDRLSLMGRYTKIHSDGYIDRAFSDLDSYNFSALFEENKTKIRLLAFGGKEKTYQAWNGIDKKTWENNPKFNYSGAIYDANWEKIVGFYDNETDNYRQNHYQLLWEQNLNDRWNLETTFHYTKGKGYYENYKQDAKFSKYNLPDLSTDNQIIKRTDFIRKKWLDNDFYGGVSTLYGKFESLDLNFGIVANQYEGKHYGNVSGVYYPEFNEHEYYRNKSVKNEFAGFAKAIVKLNQVELYGDLQLRNINYDTEIIQQGDDEGADLNKNWLFFNPKIGANYKINSGKLFVSYAHAHREPNRDDLFANPEIQPEKLHDFEAGLEKSFGKVSFTTNLYYMNYVNQLVLNGQINDIGEFIRVNSGKSYRLGIEFGALAKLSDQWNISGNFTFSKNENKDFKNETESGFDNLGNTPISFSPNYMGNVLVNYSLANNFSLSIQNQYVGSQYLDNTNNEDLRLNSYFLTDFNAKYSLNLGRTEVDFKLLVNNIFNKKYVNNGFVYDQNPFYFSQAGTNFMFGMSFKIK comes from the coding sequence ATGAAAGGATTTATTATTTTTGGACTTATCGCAGGGCCATTCTACTTTGCACAAAACACCGTGCAGGATTCCCTTAAAACGAAGGAAATTGAAAGCATCAACTTTCTAAAACGACTTCCCGTCACCAAAGAAATCATCAACGTTGAAAAAGATTTAGGTTCAAAAAATCTCGGCCAGGATTTACCGATTTTATTAAAGAACCAAATGTCTGTTATCTCAACTTCTGATGCTGGAAATGGAGTTGGTTACACTGGGTTTCGGATTCGGGGTGTTGGCGGAACAGCAATTAATGTCATGATGAATGGCGTTCCCTACAATGATTCTGAAAGTCAGGGAACTTTTTTTGTTGATGTTCCAGATTTGGCCAGTTCAGCTTCACAGATAATTATTCAGCGCGGCGTAGGGACTTCTTCTAATGGAGTTTCAGCTTTTGGTGCAAGTGTAAATGTAATTTCAAAAGATCCTGAAAAACAATTTTATGTAAAATCAGATAACGCTTATGGATCTTTCAATACGTATAAATATTCCGCAGAAATTGGAAGTGGAAAGTTTTGGAAAGACCGATTATCTTTAATGGGGCGATATACCAAAATTCATTCTGATGGCTATATCGACCGCGCTTTTTCTGATTTAGATTCGTATAATTTCTCCGCACTATTTGAAGAGAATAAAACAAAAATTCGGTTATTGGCTTTCGGCGGAAAGGAAAAAACCTATCAAGCCTGGAATGGAATTGACAAAAAAACCTGGGAAAACAATCCAAAATTCAATTATTCTGGCGCGATCTACGATGCAAATTGGGAAAAGATCGTCGGATTTTATGATAACGAAACCGACAATTACAGACAAAATCATTACCAATTACTGTGGGAACAAAACTTAAATGATCGCTGGAATCTAGAAACAACCTTTCATTACACGAAAGGAAAAGGATATTACGAAAATTACAAACAAGATGCGAAGTTTTCAAAATACAATTTACCAGACTTAAGCACTGATAATCAAATCATTAAAAGAACCGATTTCATCCGTAAAAAATGGTTGGATAATGATTTCTATGGCGGCGTTTCTACACTTTATGGAAAGTTTGAAAGTCTAGATTTGAACTTTGGAATCGTCGCGAATCAATATGAAGGCAAACATTACGGAAATGTTTCTGGCGTTTATTATCCCGAATTTAACGAACATGAGTATTACAGAAATAAATCTGTAAAAAATGAGTTTGCAGGTTTTGCAAAAGCAATTGTAAAACTCAATCAAGTCGAACTCTATGGCGATTTGCAACTTAGAAACATTAATTACGATACTGAAATTATTCAGCAAGGTGATGATGAAGGTGCAGACCTCAATAAAAACTGGCTGTTTTTTAATCCAAAAATTGGCGCTAATTATAAAATTAATTCCGGGAAATTATTCGTTTCCTATGCGCACGCGCATCGGGAACCGAATCGTGACGACCTTTTCGCAAATCCGGAAATTCAACCTGAAAAGCTACACGATTTTGAAGCTGGTTTAGAAAAATCATTTGGAAAAGTTTCGTTCACAACTAATTTATATTATATGAATTATGTGAATCAATTGGTTTTGAACGGCCAGATTAATGACATTGGCGAATTCATCAGAGTTAATTCCGGAAAGAGTTATCGACTCGGAATTGAATTTGGTGCTTTGGCAAAACTTTCTGACCAGTGGAATATCTCGGGAAACTTTACCTTTAGTAAGAACGAAAACAAAGACTTTAAAAATGAAACCGAAAGTGGATTTGATAACCTCGGAAATACTCCAATTTCATTTTCCCCAAATTACATGGGAAATGTTTTGGTCAATTATTCGCTAGCGAATAATTTCAGTTTATCAATTCAGAATCAATATGTTGGAAGCCAATACTTAGACAACACCAATAATGAAGACTTAAGACTTAACAGTTATTTTTTGACCGACTTTAATGCGAAATATTCTTTAAACTTAGGACGAACTGAAGTTGACTTTAAATTATTAGTTAATAATATTTTTAATAAAAAGTACGTCAATAATGGTTTTGTTTATGATCAAAATCCGTTCTATTTTTCCCAGGCTGGGACAAATTTTATGTTTGGTATGTCCTTTAAAATAAAGTAG
- a CDS encoding HU domain-containing protein, protein MNFSHLLLEFLKKKGSVSVAGFGTFYLHTINATFDEDGKNILPPGNEIAFDSSKSENHDEFLCFLADQKNIGKEEAEKEIAKQVTYWNSALEKNHKVEVENLGSFYLEDSKLIFSGNRLENLSPAFFGLEEINISEIKKGSRTRRKPYTFVRILAWLLPLGLLASGLTYVGLARPEIVFGKKSILTEPPQKDALIVNKDRLKSDSINTVFESDSIIKDSIIPVLPPVKTAKKWTSKSYKKNKWKKSKKRQNR, encoded by the coding sequence ATGAATTTTTCTCATCTTCTTCTCGAATTTTTAAAGAAAAAAGGCAGTGTTTCCGTTGCCGGTTTTGGCACATTTTATCTCCATACAATCAATGCGACATTCGATGAAGACGGGAAAAATATTTTACCACCAGGAAACGAAATTGCTTTTGACTCCTCTAAAAGTGAAAACCACGATGAATTTTTATGCTTTTTAGCTGACCAAAAAAATATCGGCAAAGAAGAAGCCGAAAAGGAAATTGCGAAGCAGGTTACGTACTGGAATTCTGCCCTCGAAAAAAATCATAAAGTAGAAGTCGAGAATTTAGGATCGTTTTATCTTGAAGACAGCAAACTTATCTTTTCCGGAAACCGTCTCGAAAATCTTTCGCCAGCTTTTTTCGGTTTGGAAGAAATAAATATTTCAGAAATAAAAAAAGGATCCAGAACTCGACGTAAACCTTACACATTTGTTAGGATACTTGCGTGGCTTCTACCCTTAGGTTTGTTAGCATCAGGACTTACGTACGTGGGACTTGCAAGACCTGAAATTGTTTTCGGTAAAAAATCTATCCTTACAGAACCGCCGCAAAAAGACGCCCTTATTGTAAATAAAGACAGGTTAAAATCCGATTCAATAAATACGGTTTTTGAGAGTGATTCAATTATAAAAGATTCCATTATACCCGTTCTGCCTCCAGTAAAAACTGCCAAAAAATGGACATCCAAATCATATAAAAAAAATAAATGGAAAAAATCAAAAAAGCGTCAGAATCGTTAA
- a CDS encoding acyl-CoA thioesterase: protein MEKIKKASESLTIMTNIVLPNETNSLRNLFGGELLAKMDRCASISAARHCERRVVTASVNHVSFDHPIPEGGIVVLESKVSRAFSTSMEIYVDVWLDDPINQKKIHTNSGIYTFVAVDEYNRPIPIPKMEPESADEIERFDAALRRKELSLILSGRMKAADSIELKKLFGSN from the coding sequence ATGGAAAAAATCAAAAAAGCGTCAGAATCGTTAACAATCATGACCAATATCGTTTTACCGAACGAAACAAATTCTTTACGAAACTTGTTTGGTGGTGAACTCTTAGCAAAAATGGACCGTTGTGCATCAATTTCTGCAGCGAGACATTGCGAAAGACGGGTTGTAACCGCTTCTGTAAATCACGTTTCTTTTGATCATCCGATTCCCGAAGGTGGTATTGTAGTTTTAGAATCAAAAGTTTCACGTGCTTTTTCTACTTCTATGGAGATTTATGTTGATGTTTGGCTGGATGATCCCATCAATCAGAAGAAAATTCACACCAATTCTGGCATTTATACTTTTGTTGCAGTTGATGAATATAACCGACCTATTCCTATTCCTAAAATGGAACCAGAATCTGCAGACGAGATAGAAAGGTTTGATGCGGCACTTCGCAGAAAGGAACTTTCCCTCATTCTTTCTGGCCGTATGAAAGCAGCCGATTCCATCGAATTAAAAAAACTTTTCGGGTCGAATTAA
- a CDS encoding 2-hydroxyacid dehydrogenase, which yields MKILLLDKNHPLITEQLSKKGFVLEEDFTSTYEEVLTKIPNYEGIIIRSRIPLDENFLKHATNLKFIARVGAGMENIDGEFAKKMNIALISSPEGNRDAVAEQVLGMLLVLMNRLFISANEVKNGIWRREENRGEELLGKTVGLIGYGNMGKAVAKRLSGFGCTVIFHDILPNIGDEFATQLSLVDLKKEADIISIHLPITDETHYIIDETFINDVKKNFYFVNTARGKNVKTKDLVGALKSGKVKGAALDVLEYEKSSFEKLETENSDLSYLLHSEKVLLTPHIAGWTVESKEKLAQVIVDKILVQFPQS from the coding sequence ATGAAAATTTTACTTTTAGATAAAAACCATCCCTTAATAACGGAACAGCTTTCTAAAAAAGGTTTTGTCTTAGAGGAAGATTTCACGTCGACTTACGAAGAAGTGTTGACTAAAATTCCGAATTACGAGGGTATCATTATAAGAAGTCGTATTCCGCTGGATGAGAATTTTTTAAAACACGCCACCAACTTGAAATTTATCGCAAGAGTCGGCGCCGGTATGGAAAACATCGATGGAGAATTTGCAAAAAAAATGAATATTGCACTCATCAGTTCGCCGGAAGGAAACCGTGATGCAGTCGCAGAACAAGTTCTGGGAATGCTTCTCGTTTTGATGAACCGTTTATTTATTTCCGCAAACGAAGTAAAAAATGGAATCTGGAGACGTGAAGAAAATCGTGGCGAAGAATTGCTAGGCAAAACTGTTGGTCTCATCGGCTACGGAAATATGGGAAAAGCAGTGGCGAAAAGACTTTCAGGTTTTGGCTGCACCGTTATTTTTCATGATATATTACCGAATATTGGTGATGAGTTTGCCACCCAACTTTCTTTGGTAGATTTAAAAAAAGAAGCAGATATTATTAGTATTCACCTTCCGATTACGGATGAAACGCACTATATCATTGATGAAACATTTATTAATGATGTGAAAAAGAATTTTTATTTCGTGAACACAGCACGCGGTAAAAATGTAAAAACTAAAGATTTAGTTGGAGCTTTAAAATCTGGAAAAGTAAAAGGTGCTGCTCTTGATGTTTTGGAATACGAAAAATCCTCTTTCGAAAAATTAGAAACTGAAAATTCTGACTTAAGCTATTTACTTCATTCTGAGAAGGTTCTCCTCACACCTCATATCGCTGGCTGGACCGTAGAAAGCAAAGAAAAACTGGCGCAAGTTATTGTAGATAAAATTTTAGTCCAATTTCCTCAATCTTAA
- a CDS encoding serine hydrolase domain-containing protein, with product MKFLHAFFYILFLSTAVISCKKENSTKPSQKTSLPNFGNVDVDHIFKRKDGKLENKDSIVAVLDRYYKKVWEKGDLWGGFLVAKGDEILYEGYRGYAQDNNQEPINDTVALHVASVSKTLTAMATLKLVEAGQLKLDDPLTKFFPNFPYPKVTVFTLLSQRSGLPKYEYFIEKIKPQPVELSKEYLTNKDILNMLIRYKPDLSRETDTGFMYCNTNFALLALLIEDITKTPFPKAMDEMIFQPLKMEHTYILEEKDMERSAKSFYQRGPRVYPYDRLDLIYGDKNVYTTPRDLLNFSKALFAKNFLRTDLKELIFQPYSNERPGINNYGLGFRMKVFSEDEKLTYHNGWWHGTNSVFGHLLKSQVTIIAIGNKYSPRIYSALALSGLFENFPYETAKFQKELNETDTLKQNLNNDAYSE from the coding sequence ATGAAATTTTTACACGCTTTCTTTTATATCCTTTTTCTTTCAACTGCAGTAATTTCCTGTAAAAAAGAAAACTCCACCAAACCAAGTCAAAAAACATCTTTACCAAATTTCGGAAATGTAGATGTGGATCACATCTTTAAACGAAAAGATGGAAAGCTTGAAAACAAAGATTCAATCGTTGCTGTTCTGGATCGATATTATAAAAAAGTGTGGGAAAAAGGCGATTTATGGGGCGGTTTTCTCGTTGCGAAAGGCGATGAAATTCTCTATGAAGGTTACCGCGGATATGCACAAGATAACAATCAGGAACCAATTAATGATACCGTCGCACTTCATGTAGCTTCCGTTTCTAAAACACTTACAGCGATGGCGACTTTGAAATTGGTTGAAGCCGGACAATTAAAGTTGGATGATCCGCTGACTAAATTTTTTCCGAATTTCCCTTATCCAAAAGTGACAGTTTTCACCCTGTTAAGTCAACGAAGTGGCCTGCCAAAATATGAATATTTTATCGAGAAAATTAAGCCACAACCTGTTGAATTATCAAAGGAATACTTGACGAATAAAGATATTTTAAATATGCTGATTCGGTACAAACCTGATCTTTCCCGCGAGACCGATACCGGATTTATGTACTGCAATACTAATTTTGCACTTCTTGCACTTCTGATTGAAGATATTACAAAAACTCCTTTTCCGAAAGCGATGGATGAAATGATTTTCCAACCTTTAAAAATGGAACATACTTATATATTAGAAGAAAAAGATATGGAACGCTCGGCAAAGTCATTTTACCAGCGCGGACCGCGAGTTTACCCATACGATCGTCTCGACTTAATATATGGAGATAAGAATGTATACACGACACCGCGAGATTTACTTAATTTTTCTAAAGCGCTCTTCGCCAAAAATTTCTTACGTACAGATTTGAAAGAATTGATATTTCAGCCGTACAGCAACGAAAGACCAGGAATTAATAATTATGGATTGGGCTTTCGTATGAAAGTTTTCAGCGAAGATGAAAAACTTACCTATCACAACGGTTGGTGGCACGGCACGAACTCGGTATTTGGCCATCTATTAAAATCCCAAGTGACCATTATCGCAATAGGAAATAAATATTCTCCCCGCATTTATTCGGCACTTGCATTATCTGGACTTTTTGAAAATTTTCCGTATGAGACGGCGAAATTTCAAAAAGAATTAAATGAGACCGATACTTTAAAGCAAAATTTGAACAACGACGCGTACAGTGAATAA
- a CDS encoding Ig-like domain-containing protein — protein sequence MRRFLFLVIISFLFASCARVGSPVGGSRDSIPPQVTGSNIDSPRTNVSRNIKELRIDFDEYINLKEINRQLIISPPIKKISKILPSGIANKFLLIKWDDTLQENTTYNFNFGNAIVDHNEGNALAYYNFAFSTGDKIDSLFISGEVKKIFTEKENKSEEKNVVVGLYQQKDSMDYRQKPYYITMADPDGYFELNYLSPGKYTVLAFEDSNSNSVFDIGKEKVAFLKEDINLDKSISGLQLNLVPSKKSNKYLEMAEIPGGILMTFEGNPEKVEVLPLNEKLKEYKITHAPKSDSVFVWFNAKQQNIGIDANENLKFSYDNGIKQDTVSVFYRYNTKNEMTLGNARGNLLPPQKDFVIRSNHYINEITRDNWTFVSDSLQQNFTAEISKENPFEIKIKSDFKEGKKYSLTIPKESVSSFFEKNEKSYRFDFETDKTENYGDLSLTLINAPAQKFWTELVNPSGEVAYSKYGTDSSINFKGLKPGKYELRILVDENENGIWDAADFANTIFSEPVYTFEKVVEARPLWEIRETWTLPTIAEPESTEVQIKKPEKLNVKQP from the coding sequence ATGAGAAGATTTCTATTCCTCGTCATCATCAGCTTTCTTTTCGCTTCTTGCGCGCGAGTTGGTTCGCCAGTTGGTGGGTCCAGAGACAGTATTCCACCGCAAGTCACGGGCAGTAATATTGATAGTCCAAGAACAAACGTGTCGAGAAATATTAAAGAACTGCGCATCGATTTCGATGAATATATCAATTTAAAAGAAATCAATCGGCAGCTTATTATTTCGCCGCCTATAAAAAAAATCTCAAAAATACTTCCTTCAGGTATCGCCAATAAATTTTTATTGATCAAATGGGACGATACTTTACAGGAAAACACCACTTATAATTTTAATTTCGGAAATGCCATCGTAGATCACAATGAAGGAAATGCCTTAGCATACTATAATTTTGCCTTTTCTACGGGTGATAAAATCGATAGTTTATTTATCAGCGGAGAAGTGAAAAAGATTTTTACTGAAAAAGAAAATAAATCCGAGGAAAAGAATGTTGTTGTTGGTCTTTATCAGCAGAAAGATTCTATGGATTATCGCCAGAAGCCATACTACATAACAATGGCTGATCCAGACGGGTATTTCGAACTGAATTATCTATCTCCCGGAAAATATACCGTTTTGGCTTTTGAAGACAGTAATTCGAATTCGGTTTTTGATATCGGTAAAGAAAAGGTAGCATTTTTAAAAGAAGATATTAATCTAGATAAAAGTATTTCGGGACTTCAGCTAAATCTTGTTCCTTCTAAAAAAAGCAATAAATATTTAGAAATGGCGGAAATTCCAGGTGGAATTCTGATGACTTTTGAAGGAAATCCAGAGAAAGTAGAGGTTTTACCTTTAAATGAAAAGCTAAAAGAATATAAAATTACGCACGCACCAAAATCAGATTCTGTTTTTGTGTGGTTTAATGCAAAGCAGCAAAATATTGGTATAGATGCTAATGAAAATCTAAAATTCAGTTATGATAATGGAATTAAACAGGATACTGTTTCTGTTTTTTACCGCTATAACACGAAAAATGAAATGACGCTCGGGAATGCACGTGGCAACTTATTACCTCCGCAAAAAGATTTCGTCATTCGCAGCAATCATTATATTAATGAAATTACGCGCGATAACTGGACATTTGTTTCAGACAGTCTTCAGCAGAATTTTACGGCTGAAATATCGAAAGAAAATCCATTTGAAATTAAAATTAAATCAGATTTTAAGGAAGGTAAAAAATATTCTTTGACCATTCCCAAAGAATCCGTTTCTTCTTTTTTCGAAAAAAATGAAAAATCATATCGTTTTGATTTTGAAACCGACAAAACTGAAAATTACGGCGATCTTTCCCTTACATTGATCAACGCACCAGCTCAAAAATTCTGGACGGAACTTGTAAATCCAAGTGGTGAAGTTGCTTACTCGAAATATGGAACAGATTCTTCAATCAACTTCAAAGGTTTAAAACCGGGGAAATATGAACTTCGAATTTTGGTGGATGAAAATGAAAACGGCATTTGGGACGCTGCCGATTTTGCGAACACCATTTTTTCTGAACCGGTTTATACTTTTGAAAAAGTAGTTGAAGCACGACCGTTGTGGGAAATCAGAGAAACTTGGACGCTGCCAACAATTGCCGAACCAGAAAGTACGGAAGTTCAGATTAAAAAGCCAGAAAAGCTCAATGTAAAACAACCATGA